ACAGCGCTTACAACCCTTCTTACTTCTGCTCTTGAGCTGGAGGTACGTCAGTCGCTGGAGTAGCCGACTTTTGCTCTTGAAGCACCGGGACATCATCAGAAGCCGGTTTTGCTTTTGGTACTTCCAACACCGCTGGGTTTGGCAAACCTACTTGAGTCAGCACATGAGCTTTCTCTTTAGCAAAGTAACCTAACCCCAAGCTGGTTATGAAGAAACCTGCGGCAAGTATAGCAGTAAACTTACTAAGAAAGGTAGAGGAACCTTGGCTTCCGAACACAGTATTTGAAGCACCTGCACCGAAAGACGCACCAGCATCCGCACCTTTGCCCTGTTGCAACAAAACCAGGGCAACTACGCCCAGGGCAGCCAACAGATGAAAAACGACTACGACTGTTTCCAGCATTTTTTCAGTTTCCCGCGGCGCGACAGATCGCACCGAACTCATCTGCATTCAGGGAAGCTCCACCAATGAGCCCCCCATCGATATCCGGCATGCCGAACAGTTCGACCGCATTGGCCGCCTTCACGCTGCCGCCGTATAGAAGACGCACACCTTGTGCGACTTCAGAATTCTCTGCCGCCAACTGCGCGCGGATGGCTGCGTGCACATCCTGCGCCTGTTGCGGTGTAGCAGTCAGCCCGGTGCCAATGGCCCAGACCGGCTCGTAAGCAATGACCGCTTTTGCAAACGCACCAACACCCAGCTCCTCGATGATGCTGCCCAGCTGACGCGAGACAACCTCAAGAGTCTTGCCCGATTCACGCTGCTCAAGGGTTTCCCCTATGCACAACACTGGAATCAAGCCACAAGCCTGTGCCGCTGCGAACTTGCGGTTGAGGGTCCCATCACGCTCGCCCATCATCTGACGACGCTCGGAGTGCCCGACAAGCACATAGGAACAACCTGCATCAACCAGCTGACTCGGTGAAATCTCACCGGTCAACGCACCTTGCATGGGTTCCACCGCAGAATTCTGCGCGCCGACCTGGATCGACTTGCCTTTCAAGCCATCAACCACTTGGTTGATATGCAAGCAAGGCGGAAACACCGCTACATCAACACCGCTAGGCAAGGCCAAGTGACGAAGGCCATTGATCAGCTCAGCGACACTGGCGCGGGTACCGTGCATCTTCCAGTTACCAGCTACCATAGTGCGACGCATGCTGTACCCCGTCGGTCAAAGTGGGCGCAGATGTTACCCAACCACATCATCACTGGCAAGCCGAATTCAGGCGCAAACTTCAGTTACCAGTTTTGCCAGGTCTTCGGCATGGCTGCGAACCTGTATTTCGTCCTCGCCCTCGACCATGACGCGCACCAGAGGCTCCGTGCCAGACTTGCGCAATAACACACGCCCACGCCCAGCCATCGCCTGAGTCACGCGCTCGCAAGCTTCTTTGACAGAAGGGTGCTCGATCGGATTTTCGCCGCCGGAAAAACGCACATTAAGCAGCACCTGCGGACACTTGCGCAGCGCCTGTCGCGCCTGTGCCAGGCTTTCGTCACGACGACGCAAGGCCAGGAGCACCTGCAGTGCCGCGATGATAGCGTCGCCCGTCGTGGTGTGCTGGAAGCACACAACATGCCCGGAGTTCTCGCCACCCACCAGCCAGTTACGCTCCAGCAGCTCGGCAATCACATAACGGTCACCGACATTGGCGCGAATGAAGGGAATGCCCAGTTCTGCCAAGGCCAACTCAAGCCCGAGGTTACTCATCAAGGTGCCAACGACGCCGCCCTGCAGCTTGTTACGCTCATGCAAGTCACGAGCAATGATGAACAGCAAATCATCGCCATCCACGATCATGCCGGTGTGATCCACCATCAGCACACGGTCGCCATCGCCATCAAATGCGATGCCCAGGTCCGCATGCTCAGCAAGAACCGCAGCCTGCAACTGCTCCATATGTGTGGAGCCGCAGTTGTCATTGATGTTCAAACCGTTAGGCTGAGCGGACAGTACGGTTACCTGTGCGCCAAGCTCTTTGAAGACACTCGGCGCCACCTTGTACGTCGCACCGTGGGCGCAATCGACGACGATCTTCAGCCCGGCAAAATTGGTGCTGCTCGGAACGCTGCTCTTACAGAATTCGATATAGCGACCGGAGGCATCATTGATACGCGAAACCTTGCCCAGCTTGCTGGACTCGACCACTGTCATCGGCGCATCCAGCAGCTCTTCGATCATCAGCTCGATTTCGTCAGGCAATTTGGTGCCCTGCCCCGAGAAAAACTTGATGCCATTGTCATCATGCGGGTTGTGCGATGCGCTGATCACGATACCGGCTTCAGCGTGGAAGGTACGCGTCAGGTAGGCGATCGCCGGCGTCGGCATGGGGCCCAGAAGCATCACATCGGCGCCGGCAGCGGACAGACCTGCTTCCAGTGCGGATTCAAACATGTAGCCCGAAATACGCGTGTCCTTGCCTACCAGGATGCGGCACGCGCCCATGCTGCGGAACGCCATACCTGCCGCCCAACCCAGCTTGAGCATGAAATCAGGAGTGATCGGAAATTCGCCGACCCGACCACGAATACCGTCGGTGCCAAAATATTTTTTAGTCATAAGTGCTCCATCATTCTTATTCGGCTGATTCTACAGCGGCAATCATGCGCACCACGTCTACCGTCTCGGCAACGTCATGCACACGCAAAATACGAGCGCCCTTGGTCACGGCCAGCGCAGCGAGCGCGAGGCCGCCAAACAAGCGTTCACCAACGGGGCGGTTCAAGGCCTGCCCTATCATGCTCTTGCGCGAAACACCGACCAAAAGCGGCCGACCAAGGGCATGCAGAGCCTCCATATGCTTGAACAGGCTTAAATTATGTTGCAGGGTCTTGGCAAAGCCAAACCCCGGGTCGAGGATGATCTTCTCCGCCGAAATACCCGCAGATACGCACTGAGCGACCCTGTCGGCAAGAAACCCACTCACTTCACCGACAAGATCGTCGTAATGCGGATTATCCTGCATATTGCCGGGCTCACCCAGCATATGCATCAGACAAACAGGTAAACCCGTTGCCGCAGCCGCGTCGAGAGCACCGTCACGCCGCAGCGAACGCACATCGTTGATCAGGCCCGCGCCCAAGCGCGCGGTTTCACGCATCACCGCAGGCGTCGACGTATCCACCGAGATGATCACATCCAACTCACGGGCGATGCGCTCGACAATCGGCGCCACTCGCTCCAGCTCCTCCACAGGAGAAACAGCGCGAGCACCAGGCCGCGTTGACTCGCCGCCGACATCGATCAACGTCGCGCCGGCAGCCACCATCGCCTGCGCATGACGCAACGCGGCATCCTGCTGGCTGAAGCGGCCGCCATCGGAGAATGAGTCTGGAGTGACATTCAGAATGCCCATGACATGCGTATGGGCCAAATCAAGAACCCGGTTGCCGCAAGGCAACCGGGTGGAGGACGACGCGAAAATCATTTCAAACCTTAATGGTCAGCTGCAGGGCCGCCGATTGGGGCTTCAGGACGCTCATTCTGCACCACTGGCGGAGTGCCCGAGGTACCCGAACCGCCTTCCCAATCGCGAGGCTCCCGAGGCGTACGTCCGGCCATGATGTCGTCGATCTGATCGGCATCAATGGTCTCGTACTTCATCAGCGCATCCGCCATCGCGTCCAGCTTGTCACGATTGTCGGTGAGGATCTGCCTGGCCGTGCCATAGCATTGGTCAATGATGCTGCGCACTTCGGAGTCGATCAGCTTGGCTGTCTCACCCGAGAAGCTGGCGCTTTGACCGCCACCGCCACGCCCCAGGAATACCTCGCCTTCTTCCTCTGCATACATCAAAGGACCGAGTTTTTCCGACAAACCCCACTTGGTCACCATGTTCCGTGCGATCTGGCTGGCACGCATGATGTCGTTGGAAGCGCCAGTGGTTACCCCGTCGAAGCCCAGAGTCATTTCTTCTGCAATTCGACCGCCGTACAACGAGCAGATCTGGCTGATCAGCGCGCGCTTGGAGAGACTGTAACGATCCTCTTCCGGCAGGAACATGGTCACGCCCAGCGCACGACCGCGCGGAATGATCGACACCTTGTAGACCGGGTCATGCTCAGGCACAACGCGACCCACGATGGCGTGGCCGGCTTCGTGATAAGCGGTGTTCTGTTTTTCTTTCTCGGACATGACCATGGATTTGCGCTCAGCGCCCATCATGATCTTGTCCTTGGCCAGCTCGAACTCTTTCATTTCAACGATGCGCTTGCCGGTACGGGCCGCAAACAACGAAGCCTCGTTCACCAGGTTGGCAAGGTCGGCACCGGAGAAACCTGGCGTACCACGGGCAATTACACCCGGAGCCACGTCGTCGCCCATCGGCACTTTGCGCATGTGTACTTTAAGGATCTGTTCGCGACCGCGGATATCCGGCAAGCCCACGACCACCTGACGGTCGAAACGGCCCGGACGCAGCAGCGCAGGGTCCAATACGTCGGGACGGTTGGTTGCGGCAATGACGATGATCCCGTCATTCATCTCGAAACCATCCATCTCTACCAGCAACTGGTTGAGGGTTTGCTCACGCTCGTCATGACCGCCACCCATGCCAGCGCCACGATGGCGACCAACGGCGTCGATTTCGTCAATAAAGATGATGCAGGGCGCGTGCTTCTTCGCCTGTTCGAACATATCGCGAACACGGCTGGCACCGACGCCGACGAACATTTCGACAAAGTCAGAACCGGAAATGGTGAAGAACGGCACCTTGGCTTCGCCGGCAATCGCCTTGGCCAGCAAGGTTTTACCGGTACCCGGCGGGCCAACCATCAGCACACCGCGAGGAATACGCCCACCCAGGCGCTGGAACTTGCCCGGATCGCGCAGGAACTCGACCAGTTCGCCCACTTCTTCCTTGGCTTCGTCGCAGCCGGCGACATCGGCCAGGGTCGTTTTTACCTGGTCCTCCGAGAGCAGTCGCGCCTTGCTCTTGCCGAAGCTCATCGGCCCGCCCTTGCCTCCCGCGCCACCTTGCATCTGGCGCATGAAGAACATGAACACGGCGATAATCACCAGGATCGGGAAGCTGGCTACAAGCAGCTGAGTCCAGATGCTCTGCTGTTCAGGCTGCTTGCCCTCCACAACGACCTTGTTGTCCACCAGGTCGCCGATCAGACCGTTGTCCTGAATGGCCGGACGAATGGTCTTGAAGCTATCGCCATCGACACGCTTGCCGGTAATCACGTAGCCATCAACCGCTACGCGCTCGACCTTGCCATCCTTAACTTGCTGGATGAAGTCGGAATAGTTGAGGGTCTGCGGCTCGTTAGGGCTGGAGAAGTTGTTCATCACCGTCACCAGGACAGCCGCGATGATCAACCACAGGATCAGATTCTTTGCCATATCGTTCAATTAACTACCCTCTGAAGCAAGCTCCGCTACTGGCGCGCGCTTCGCATGATATTCACCGGCCTAACTTACTACATTACCTACACCACTGGCAGGCGCCGTCTGTAACCCTTTGTGAAACTTTGACTACACAATATTCGTAAAGCTTCGTGACGAAAGCGATATAAAAAAACCTATCGCCCTCCTCGAATTCCTCAAAAACGCTCTTCGCTCGCCGCGCCTTCCACGCCGCGAAAGCCGCGGCACAGCAGGTATTGCTCACGAGACCTGTCCCGGGAAGAGTCAGGTTTGCGCGTCTGCACCTTGTCAAACAGCTTGCGGATGTTCTTGTGGTACTCGTCAAAACCCTCGCCCTGGAAGACCTTGACCAGGAAATCACCCCCCGGGCGCAACACCCGTCCCGCCAGATCCAGCGCCAACTCGCACAGGAACATGGCGCGCGGCATATCAACAGCCGGTAATCCACTCATATTGGGGGCCATGTCGGAAATCACAAGGTCTACCTGGGAATTTCCCACAGCATCGAGGATCTGCGCCAGCACGGCGTCCTGGGTGAAGTCACCATGAACAAAGGTCACATCCGGGATGCTGTCCATTTCCAGGATGTCGGAAGCGATCAAGCGGCCCTGCCCACCAATCAGACGACTGGTCACTTGGGACCAGCCACCGGGAGCCGCGCCGAGGTCGATAACGCTCATGCCAGGCCGGATGAGTTTGTCCTTGTCCTGGATCTCCAGCAGCTTGTAACTGGCCCGGGAACGGTAGCCGTCCTTCTGCGCCTTTTTGACGTAAGGATCGTTGAAATGTTCTTGTAGCCACTTAAGGCTGGTTTTGGAACGGGCCACGGGCCACCTCGAAAATAAAACGGGTCGTGATTAACTGGGCGGTCCCGGACTCGCTCGGGTAAACTGGCCGCCGCTTTTTACAAGATCAGACGCAGGGGTCAGATTATGCCGCTCACTCAAGAGCAGAAGAAACAGTACAAATCCATTGGCCACCATCTGAAACCAGTTCTGATGGTGGCAGACAACGGTTTGACTGAAGGTGTGTTAGCCGAATTCGAACGCGCACTCAATGATCATGAACTGATCAAGATCAAGGTCAATATCCTTGATCGCGAAGCGCGTCTGGCCGCCGTTGCAGAACTGTGCAAGGTTGGCAAAGCGGACCTGGTTCAGGTTATCGGCAAGATGGCGCTGCTGCATCGCAAGAACTTCAACGTCAACAAGCAATTGTCGAACGTTCATCGCTTCAAATGATGACAAGGGTCAAGGGCGTGCTTTGCGCGCCCCGCCACTCCATCCCAGCGCAGGCTGTATCGCTAGCACCAAGCCAGAAAACCCTAGCACAAGATA
Above is a genomic segment from Pseudomonas sp. R5-89-07 containing:
- the secG gene encoding preprotein translocase subunit SecG, whose protein sequence is MLETVVVVFHLLAALGVVALVLLQQGKGADAGASFGAGASNTVFGSQGSSTFLSKFTAILAAGFFITSLGLGYFAKEKAHVLTQVGLPNPAVLEVPKAKPASDDVPVLQEQKSATPATDVPPAQEQK
- the tpiA gene encoding triose-phosphate isomerase, whose product is MRRTMVAGNWKMHGTRASVAELINGLRHLALPSGVDVAVFPPCLHINQVVDGLKGKSIQVGAQNSAVEPMQGALTGEISPSQLVDAGCSYVLVGHSERRQMMGERDGTLNRKFAAAQACGLIPVLCIGETLEQRESGKTLEVVSRQLGSIIEELGVGAFAKAVIAYEPVWAIGTGLTATPQQAQDVHAAIRAQLAAENSEVAQGVRLLYGGSVKAANAVELFGMPDIDGGLIGGASLNADEFGAICRAAGN
- the glmM gene encoding phosphoglucosamine mutase, which produces MTKKYFGTDGIRGRVGEFPITPDFMLKLGWAAGMAFRSMGACRILVGKDTRISGYMFESALEAGLSAAGADVMLLGPMPTPAIAYLTRTFHAEAGIVISASHNPHDDNGIKFFSGQGTKLPDEIELMIEELLDAPMTVVESSKLGKVSRINDASGRYIEFCKSSVPSSTNFAGLKIVVDCAHGATYKVAPSVFKELGAQVTVLSAQPNGLNINDNCGSTHMEQLQAAVLAEHADLGIAFDGDGDRVLMVDHTGMIVDGDDLLFIIARDLHERNKLQGGVVGTLMSNLGLELALAELGIPFIRANVGDRYVIAELLERNWLVGGENSGHVVCFQHTTTGDAIIAALQVLLALRRRDESLAQARQALRKCPQVLLNVRFSGGENPIEHPSVKEACERVTQAMAGRGRVLLRKSGTEPLVRVMVEGEDEIQVRSHAEDLAKLVTEVCA
- the folP gene encoding dihydropteroate synthase → MIFASSSTRLPCGNRVLDLAHTHVMGILNVTPDSFSDGGRFSQQDAALRHAQAMVAAGATLIDVGGESTRPGARAVSPVEELERVAPIVERIARELDVIISVDTSTPAVMRETARLGAGLINDVRSLRRDGALDAAAATGLPVCLMHMLGEPGNMQDNPHYDDLVGEVSGFLADRVAQCVSAGISAEKIILDPGFGFAKTLQHNLSLFKHMEALHALGRPLLVGVSRKSMIGQALNRPVGERLFGGLALAALAVTKGARILRVHDVAETVDVVRMIAAVESAE
- the ftsH gene encoding ATP-dependent zinc metalloprotease FtsH — protein: MAKNLILWLIIAAVLVTVMNNFSSPNEPQTLNYSDFIQQVKDGKVERVAVDGYVITGKRVDGDSFKTIRPAIQDNGLIGDLVDNKVVVEGKQPEQQSIWTQLLVASFPILVIIAVFMFFMRQMQGGAGGKGGPMSFGKSKARLLSEDQVKTTLADVAGCDEAKEEVGELVEFLRDPGKFQRLGGRIPRGVLMVGPPGTGKTLLAKAIAGEAKVPFFTISGSDFVEMFVGVGASRVRDMFEQAKKHAPCIIFIDEIDAVGRHRGAGMGGGHDEREQTLNQLLVEMDGFEMNDGIIVIAATNRPDVLDPALLRPGRFDRQVVVGLPDIRGREQILKVHMRKVPMGDDVAPGVIARGTPGFSGADLANLVNEASLFAARTGKRIVEMKEFELAKDKIMMGAERKSMVMSEKEKQNTAYHEAGHAIVGRVVPEHDPVYKVSIIPRGRALGVTMFLPEEDRYSLSKRALISQICSLYGGRIAEEMTLGFDGVTTGASNDIMRASQIARNMVTKWGLSEKLGPLMYAEEEGEVFLGRGGGGQSASFSGETAKLIDSEVRSIIDQCYGTARQILTDNRDKLDAMADALMKYETIDADQIDDIMAGRTPREPRDWEGGSGTSGTPPVVQNERPEAPIGGPAADH
- the rlmE gene encoding 23S rRNA (uridine(2552)-2'-O)-methyltransferase RlmE: MARSKTSLKWLQEHFNDPYVKKAQKDGYRSRASYKLLEIQDKDKLIRPGMSVIDLGAAPGGWSQVTSRLIGGQGRLIASDILEMDSIPDVTFVHGDFTQDAVLAQILDAVGNSQVDLVISDMAPNMSGLPAVDMPRAMFLCELALDLAGRVLRPGGDFLVKVFQGEGFDEYHKNIRKLFDKVQTRKPDSSRDRSREQYLLCRGFRGVEGAASEERF
- a CDS encoding YhbY family RNA-binding protein codes for the protein MPLTQEQKKQYKSIGHHLKPVLMVADNGLTEGVLAEFERALNDHELIKIKVNILDREARLAAVAELCKVGKADLVQVIGKMALLHRKNFNVNKQLSNVHRFK